The following DNA comes from Tunturibacter psychrotolerans.
GCGAGCATCGCTGAGTCGATCCTTTGGCCGCTAATGACTTTGGCTTCGCTAGCCCAGCCCGCCTCGGAGCTTTTGCCTCTGTAGGCGTTGTTGACGAAGGTGACGAGTTCCTCGATATCGGCGTGTGTGGCAGAAACGAAGATCATTTCATTGATTATCCGGCCTTAAGTCACCGCCGCGTCAACGTATGTTCCTTGTAATAATCGATCAGGCCAAATCAAACCGTCCGGCCTGATCGTTAGCGAAGATTTCCACTTCAAGCTCAAATGAACACCGGATTCTGCAGATGTCGTGCGAAAGCTTAACGCGGTCTGCTCTCGAAGCAAGTCCGCGTAAGCAGACATTTTCGAAGTTACAAAGTTGAAAACACCCTCACGGCTCTTTCTCCAGCACTTCGCGCACTCTGTGGATTGGTCCCCGTGACGACTCGGCCGGAGGTAATGGAGTAGTCGTCAAAAGCGCTCATAGAGGAGCTGTAGTACGCTCCAACCGCGGTCACGGCTTCGACAACGGGAACCACCTTGTCTGCCCTCAATTTGTCCAGGATCCTAAAGATCAGTTCGCCCTCGATCGTAAAACCGGTCACGGTCTTTCCCTCGATAATCGATCTACCGGTCTTGGAGTCGATGACCCCGGGCAGGATTGCCGGTCCATGGCAAACTGTACCGACGACGCCTCCGCGATTCCAGACATCTGCTGCGCTCGCTTGCAGCCCCTTGGCGCTCGGGTAGTCATAGAGCGCTGCATGGCCGGCGGAAGCAAAGAATAATCCATACTCTTCTTTCTTCACATCAGATGCCTTCTTGAGCTGCGACTTCAGTTTGACGTTAAATGGGTGCTTAGGATTGTCGAAAGCGGCCTTGTCGCTTCCTGACAGGAAAGGGTCCGTCAGCGAAATATCATCGAGGCCATAGGTCCCGGTTTCGGAGGCGAGATCCACTTCAAAGCCTGCCTCCGTGAACACCTCAAACGGATGCAAGGCCTCGGTGAAAAAGAGGCCTGTTTTGTGGCCATCGGGGTAGATGGCACCGTTGAAGCTGCTGATGGAAATAAGCGCTTTACGTGGAAGCTTCTTGGACATGTTTGCTCCTTCCCTCTGACTGTGAGTTTGACTTTGCCTTGTCCTGGCGTCGCTGCAACGCGACACCAGACCATCCGGAGTGCGAACTACCTGATTACCGCCATCTGGTTCCCTGCTGCTATTGGAGTCGGCAAGGGTTGAACAGGTTTCTGACAAGAAAAAGACCCTCCGAAGAGGGTCTTTTTTGAGGATAGTTGGCTTCTGGCGAGCGTTATGTTGGCTGCTCGAAGAGTCAGACTCGGAAAGAGCTACTTGCTGATTAGCCTCCCTTAGGACCTCCGCTACCGGTGGAGCCGCCGCCACTAGTCGAGCCACTACCACTGGTAGAGCCGCCACCGCTACCGCCATGACCCGGGCAGTTGCCGCCGCTACCACCCTTATCGCCACCGCCGTCGTGGTCGTGATCGTGGTGGCACCAGCCGAACCAGGACCACGAGCTACCACCACTGTCGTGGTCGTGATCACAGGCAAAGGCAGAGGTTGAGGCTGAAAGCATTGAGAATCCAACAATCGAGACAGCGATCAAACGGTTCAATTTCATTGGTTCACCTCGGGGGAGTTACGAGCCGAAGCATAGCAAGCCACATGGGTTAGGGGAGTACAACTTTCGGCGCAGCGGAGACGGTTACCAATGGTCTGAGACGTGCTTTGGGGAGGGCTCCTGCTGGGTACCTGGAGCGGCTTTTACCCCTTGTCGCGTGGTATACTTGAGGTACTGAGAAACAGCTCGAAACGTGTATAAAGCGCTGGAACGGCGCGGGTTTTCGCGGGCTGCGCGGACACGGGACGGGCTGAAAATTCTGCAACTTCAGCCACCGCTGAACGGAGATCCATGGCATCGACTGCATTCCCCACCGAAACTGCTCCTCTGGAGCTTGAAGCTGGCAAAATCAAAGACGCTACCGCAAAAGGAAAAGAAGGTGGCGGTTATTCGGCTGAGAACATTACTGTTCTGGAGGGCCTGGCGGCGGTCCGGCTGAGGCCGGCGATGTATATCGGTTCGACCGGCGAGCAGGGGTTGCATCACCTTGTATATGAGGTAGTTGATAACTCGGTCGACGAAGCGCTGGGTGGACACGCGACGAAGATCGATGTGACGATCCACGTCGATAATTCGATTACGGTGGTCGACGATGGCCGTGGGATTCCGGTCGACGACAAGGTAATCAATGGCGAAAAGATGCCGGCGGTACAGGTGGTGCTGACCATGCTGCACGCGGGCGGTAAGTTCGACGCCTCGAACTACAAGGTTTCGGGTGGTTTGCATGGCGTCGGCGTGAGCTGCGTCAATGCTCTGAGCGAGGAGTTTGACGTCGAGATCTGGCGCGACGGTCATGCGTGGGAGCAGGATTATTCGAAGGGTGCACCGATCAGCAAGCTGCGCAAGATGGGCGCCTCGACGCGTAAGGGCACGAAGGTTCATTTTCTGCCGGACAAGTCGATCTTTACGGTGACGGAGTTCAACTACGACACGCTGGCGCAACGGCTGCGGGAGCTCGCCTTTTTGAACAAAGGGCTAGAGATCCATCTGACAGACCAACGCACGACGGACTCGAAGACCGGGGAGTACAAGCACCAGGAGTTCAAGTACATCGGTGGCATTGCGGAGTTCATCAAGCATTTGAATAAAGGCAAGGCAGTGTTGCATGACAAGCCGATCTACATGGAGGCCGAGCGTGATAACGTGGCCATGGAGATTGCGCTGCAGTATAACGACGCCTACTCCGAGACGGTGTTTACGTTTGCCAACAACATCAACACTGTGGATGGTGGAACACATCTGTCGGGCTTCAAGACGGCTCTGACGAGGACGATCAATGCGGCGGGACAGTCGCTGGGGCTGTTCAAGGACGTTAAGGAAAATCTGAGCGGCGATGATGTGCGCGAAGGGCTGGTGGTTGTGATCAGCGTGAAGCTGTCTCAGCCGCAGTTTGAAGGACAGACGAAGGGCAAGCTGAACTCGGATATCGCAGGAACGGTGCAGGCGTTTGTGAATGAGCGGCTGGGAGCGTTTCTGGATCAGAATCCTTCGGTTGCGAAGAAGATTATCAATAAGGCGATCGATGCGGCGCGTGCGCGTGAGGCTGCGCGGAAGGCTCGCGACCTGACTCGGCGTAAAGGTGCTTTGGATGGCGGAGGACTGCCGGGTAAGTTGGCGGATTGTTCGGAGCGGCAGCCGGATCGTTGTGAGCTTTATCTGGTTGAGGGAGAGAGCGCAGGTGGAACGGCCAAGCAGGGTCGTGACCGGAAGTTCCAGGCGATTCTGCCGTTGAAGGGAAAGATTCTGAACGTAGAGAAGGCTCGCTACGATAAGATGCTGGGCCATGAAGAAATTCGCGCGATGATTACTGCGCTGGGTTGCGGCATCGGCAAAGACGACTTCGACGCGAGTAAGCTGCGCTACGGCAAGTTGATTCTGATGACCGATGCGGACGTCGATGGATCGCACATCCGCACGTTGCTGCTGACTTTCTTCTTCCGGCATATGACGGAGTTGATCAAGCGCGGGCATGTGTATATTGCGCAGCCGCCGTTGTATCGGATCAAGAAGGGTAAGTTCGAGCAGTACATCAAGGACGACCGCGAGTATGTAAGCGTGATGGTTAAGCGCGCCTCCGATGGCATGGTGATTCGCTATGGCAAGGACGGCGGTCGGCTTGAAGGTGCGGCGCTGACTAAATACATGGGCCAGCTAAACGACTATCTAGGCTTCTTCGATAAGGTGCAGAAGCGATTGCGGAATGATGACGTGACGCAAGCGTTTGCGGAGCTGTTCGCTCACGAGGGTAAGGATTCTGTGCGACGCGTGGACTTTGAAACGCCCGCGAAGGTCGAGGCCATGCGCGAGCGCCTGGTGGGGATGCAGAAGACCTATCAGTTTAAGAATGTTGGTGATGTCGTGATGGACGAGGAGCACAGAAGCTACTCGGTGAGCTATACCGATGCGCAGGGCGCTGTGAGGACGATTGACTGGGCGCTCGCTTCTGCGCCGGAAAGCCGGCAGATGCTAGCCAAACACGCGCAGATCAAAGAGCAACTGGTAGCACCGTTCTTTATCGAGTATGCAGCAAAGACCAAGGCCGAGGCTGCTGCAGAAGAGGCGGAGGAGATTGCTTCTGAAGAGGGCGTGGCTGAGATCGCTGCGGCTCCGGGAACGGTGGCTGAGGTGAAGCCGAACAAGAGAACGAGCAAGGCGTCGCAGGATCCAGTGGAGAAGAAGACGGCGCGCGATGTGTTCGAGTATGTAATCGAACAGGGCAAGAAGGAGTATCAGGTTCAGCGGTACAAGGGTCTGGGCGAGATGACGGCTCCGCAGCTATGGGAGACGACGATGGATCCGGAACGGCGCACGCTGCTGCAGGTGAAACTCGAAGACATTGCGGCCTGTGAAGAGATTTTTACGACTTTGATGGGCGAGGATGTGGAGAGCCGCCGGAAGTTCATCGAAGAGAATGCACTGGATGTGAAGAACCTGGATATCTAGCTCTGATTTTTTGTCGGTTGACGCATAACCTGGGATTATTGACACATAAAGTGGGATTTTGCGACACATATAGTGAGATAAACCTACTTCAGTCTGTGAATGGTCAGAGTCGGCGGTACTGTAGCTGGAAGCATAAGCTGAAATATCGAAGCAAAAGCTGAAAATATGACGGTCGCTGTAAGTTTCCGGCCTGCTTACGCTGCTGCTTGAACAACGACACTCTGGTGAGGCAAACAGCGACATTGAACAGTAGGTAGCGCGGCCCTGAAAAGGCCAGCGTCGGCGGTTCGATCCCGTCTCCGGCCACCACATTTTCAATAACTTACAAGCTGGACCAATTTCGCAAAGAGGCTCTCCGAGCACCTAATTGCTTTCGAAATCTATGGCTGCCAGAAGCGCCGCACGGTATCCGGCGTAGCCTGATCGCAGATCTTCGACAGTCCGGTCGCACTTGACATCTGGAATAACGCCGATGTTCTCAATGTACGTACCGTTCGTGCGCTGCGCCAGCGTCCAGGGCAGCGTCATTGTCATATCCAGGTCATTCAGGGTTTTATTGCGTATGCGCTTTGCGCAACCGCCTCCGCCCCCGTTGTTGTTCCGAACAGAGTTGCTCTCTCATTGTCCTGAAGAATAGCAGCGAGAAATTCCCCTGCAGAGAACGTCTCTCCATTAATCAATACAACGATCTTCTTCGTGTAGTGGGTCTTCGCGGGCAAATTCTCCGCCACACCTCCTAAGTACAGTGGACTACTTGGTCGATCGGGGGTACCGCGTCCCGCCACTCACTCTGTCAGCACCAGGTGCGAATAAGCAACGAGCTCGCCAGATGGCCGCTCATCAGTCGGTACCGATTCTCCTGCTTTTGCGTCTTCCACGACGCTCGCAGCGACAGCAGCGTCATCGTCGCTAATCATGATCTCGTGCGTCGGTAAAGCCAAAGCCTTGTCCGTCAGCGTCGAAAGCAATGCGTACATCTGAAACATGCTTCCACCGGTGTTGTCGATTTGATCGAAGATCATGGCCACGGTCTCACGTTCAAAGCGCGCGATGATCTTCTCAAATTCCTTGACCGCTTTCCTGTCGTACTCATAATCGGAAACTCGCACATAGCCAACCCATTGACCAGCACTCATCTCGAACATATAGGCGTAGTACGGCTCCCAGACCACCCAGACGACGCTACCAAGAGTCGGAACCCAGCTGCGCGTGGCGCCTCCGGAGGACTGCCCGAGCATCAACCACTCGCCACCAGTCCTGGCATCGAATTCCGCACCTAAAGCCAACATCCGGCTTGCGGAATCGGGTCTTATTCCGGCGGACTCTCCCATGCCCTTGCCTCTTTCGATAAACCGATATTCAGACACTTTGTCACAGCATGCGAACGATTGGCGGCGCTAGGCGCAACATCTCAAGAAGAACGAGTCAGCGGTCTTCGCCGGAAGTCGGCATTCAATCGTAACGCCCGATCTCAGAGAGTTGCTCGACTTCGTGCTCAGTGCCGACGTTCCCGGACGCCATTGGAGAGAATGCTTCGTCAATCTTTTCCTTGGCCCTTGCCACCAACTTGCGTGCATCCGATGAAATCAGATCAGGCGATGCAATGGTAGCCAGCCGAAACGCGATCAGAGCATCCTTTGCATCCTTCTGGCTGTTCGCCTCGATGGCCGACTGAATTGCCGCGTACCGCTCTTTGTGCTCGGGGATCTCTCCATAGTCTGACTTCTGCAGCGTCCGCCTGAGAGAGAAGGTCGCATAACCACAGTCGAGAGGCACTGAGTCAAGAAGAAGCCTTCCATCGGTATCGAGGGATAGCTTTTTCTCATCAATGGATCCCTTTGGACGGTCTATGACTGCCGCCACGCAGATCTTGGTCAATGTAAGGTCTGTATCGATTCCTACCTCGAGAGCAGTGTCCTGCGTCTGACCGGCAATCAAGTCCATGCCTTCCGTGATCAGGGGCAGGAACGGTTTGATCGCCCCAACGTAGCTGATGCCAGCAGTAGCGGAGACACTCGTGATGTAGTTCAAAATGGGAGTCAACAGATTTCCACTTTTCACCGAAAACAAGCCGAACGCATCAGCCTGGTCCTTCGTGAGATGAGCGGAAATGACCCGATGGGCGTCGTCGAAACTGTGACATTGGCTGACTTTGAGGAACATGCACTGTACATTCTCAAACTAGCTCGCTCCGCTCTGATGTACCTTACTTTCTCGATGCAAAAAGAAGAAGTGGCCGGGATTCGCAGGGCGATGGCTTTGCTCCTGGTATAGAGCTTCCCATCCTTACATAGCGACGGCAACTGTTCCACGAATTGAGGCACTGGACAATGAGTGAGTTCAAAGACAAGATTCCCGCAGCGGGCGGCAAAATCGACTTTCTCTATGACCCCACGACGGGTAGGATCGCCACGCAGATTTCCGGTACAGGTTTCTTTGCTATGTATATCGTGGCGGTCAGTATGGATGGTCGTCATTTGTTGGAGAGTGTTGTTCCCGCGGGCATGGGCGGCGTAATGAGCTATCGACAACCCTCCGTTTTGACTTACATGCAATCGGATGAGCAGGGGATGTGGGGGCGCAATTGTCCTTATTGCCAAAAGTATTTTCGCACCAACCACAACATGGGAGAAACGTACTGTCCGTACTGCTCCCAACCGGAATCGGATCTCGCTTTCATCTCCAAGGAGCAACGCGTATACCTCACCGCGTTTTACGATGGCTTTGCGCGAGCCTATCTTGAAAAGAAAAACACGTCTTTGGATTTGGCGGAGATTACCGACACAACCGCCGCGTGGCACTATTCGGAAGAGAAGCAGCAACATCATTTTGTATGCCAGACAGATAACGTCGAATATAGTATCGGGAGTCGCATACCGAGTCGCCTCCGCGACGGAGCGGAATGTGCGCTTAATGTCCTGCTCGGATGCGAGTTTATCGGCTTTTTCGGGGATTTCGTCCATCAACCCGATGACGGAAAACCCCGCTTTTTTGTACGCCGGCAAATGGGCAGCGCGAACGATGCCTCCCGTTCCAATGATGATGATGGGTCGAACATTTTTTGGCCGCGGCAATTTGACCTGTTGAACGATAGATCGAAGTAGTGCGTTCTGTTCTTCTCGGGGTAGAGTGTCCGCCATGATCAAGGCTCCATGACAATCTTTTCTTGGGAACTTCCTTGCAGTAGAAGCAGCCGTCGATATCGCAGCTACCAACAATAAGGGCGCGGCCCTATCACTACGCTCTCGTTCCATACTTCGCATCCATTTTGTCCTGCTGACGATTCAGGTCTCTTCAATGTCCCCTAAATGACAGAAGCAGAGTCGCTCCGATCAGCCCCACCATACCCGTCGCCAGCAATGTCATCGCGTTCCGCGGGGCGCCTCTCCACTCTGCCGTCAATAATCCGGACATAGTTGCCGCCATGATCATGAATATTTGAAACAGTCCCCAGCCAATCGATGTTCCCAGTGCGCCCAGATAAACTGCGCTCATTCCATAAAGCGCAAACGCCCCCATCCAGAGCACGCCCATTAGCGATGGCCAAATCACATCCCGGGCGCTATGACCGAACGCCGCCCAGCTTGAGTTTCGCTGAAGAAGATACACACTATAACCAATGTTGGGAATCAGCCCACCCAACAGGGCCACGGGCCACACGGCGTACGCGGCCGCGACAGGGCTATTTCCAAGCCGAGCCGCCTCCACCGCGAGACCTTGTCCAAATGCAAATGCATAGTTCAACATCGGCGCTAGTACCCCGCACAGCATCGCCAACAGGACTGAAACTACATAACCCCGCTGCGGCTCATCCGATATCTCCGTTACTCTGGCGCGCTCCTTGACCTGCCCACCCCAGGCCGTGAGCGCGATTCCCAGTACCATAACCACGACGCCAGCCAATATCCTCACCAGTCCAGCGTTCGAGACGAAGGTCCGCTGTCCCACAAACAACGGAACCAGAGTTCCCAACACCGCTCCTAACCCCACGATGATCGCGTAACCAACGCTCATCCCAAGTCGTCGAATTGAAACACCGAATAGGATCTGTGCAATTCCCCATCCAGCACCGAACAACAACGGCGTCATCATCTCGTTGGTCCGCAGTCTGCGATATACATCCAATAGCTGATGCACCACCGCAAACGCAAGAGCCCATGGCAACAACAGTAGCGAGACGACACTAAAGACAAACCAGACATTCTCCGGTCGCCATCGGCGGGCATACTTCATCGGCAACATGCAGTTGCCCGACATTGCACCTGCAACCACAGTCAAGCCGACGCCCGCGAGCACAGTACCAGTCATGCGCAACTCCGTTCAGAGCCGTTCAGGTCACTTGAGGCTCCTGGCTCCAACGGCGTTCGATAATATCCTCCTTCTACCTGCGCCGGAAAGGCAAAGTGGGGACGCAGGTGCGGAATGTGCTCTAGAAACAATGCTTCATGTCCCATGGCGACGTGGTTGAAGATGACCAGGTGTTGATGGATCTGTCCCATATCTCCCACATGTGGCACTATCGGTAGGTCGAACTTCCGCGCCAACAGACTCACCGTTAGAAATTCCCCGACTCCAGCCAACCGGGTGCAGTCGGCCTGCACATAGTGCATCGCTCCCGCTTCAATGAAGTTCTTGAAAACTACCCGATTTGGAATATGCTCCCCGGTTGCAATCTTGCTTGGTGCTATCTCTCGAGCTAGCGCCACATGGGCCATCAGATCATCAGGATGCGTCGGCTCCTCAATCCATAGCGGCTTCAGCTTGGCCAGCTCTCCACATATCTTTCGCGCGACGGGTAGCGTCCATTGCTGGTTCGCGTCAAACATTATCGTCCCCGTATCTCCGACGCATTCGCGCAACATAGCTGCGCGTCTCAAATCACGCAACTGGTCGATCGATCCCACCTTTAACTTAAAGGCGCTGAAGCCTTTATCCATCGCTCGCTTCGTCAAATCCCTCACCTTGGCATCGTCATAGGCCATCCATCCCACTGACGTGTCGTACCCGGGATATCCCGTTTGCAGCATCCCCTCCCGGTCCCCACGTGTAATTATCTCTCTGCTTAGAAGTTCCACTGCCTCGCGCTCAGTCAGCACTTCATCGAGATAGCTTAAGTCCAGGAGGCGTACGGTATCTTCCGGCGAGAGGTCCAACAGCAACCGCCACAGCGGCACTCCTCTACTCTTCGCCCAAAGATCGAAGCAGGCATTCGTAATGGACGCCAATGCTAAGTGCACGACGCCCTTGTGTGGGCCCAACCAGCGCATCATCGGATCATCTGCCATCTGGCGTGTTACGTGACCGAATTCAGCCATCAAATCTTCAATCGGCCTGCCAAGTAACGGCTTCGCCAGCAGTTCGATTGCTTCGCACACAAGACGATTGCCCGCGCCTAACGTCAGGGCAAACCCAGTACCGCATATTCCACCAACTTCCGATCCAAGCCGAGTCACCGCAAGGCAGTACTCAGGGTCCGTGTGTACCGCATCGCTTCCCGCTCCAGGCGGCAAGGGATATCGCGCATCGAATGTTGAAATGCGCCCTATCGAGCAAGCTGCCATCATCTTTCCTCCGCGAGCCACTGTCTGGCGTTGAACACTTGTCTTACCTGCCACTCCTGCGCACACTTCTAATCGCATACGGCTTGCTGGGCTGCGGTACTCCGTTCTTAGCGCTCGAACGCTTCTTCGATGCCGGAGGTCTCTTCTCCCAATTGTCATAAGCAGTCATCCCGAATCGTGTCATTACCCTTCGAACGTATTGCTCGATGACCTCACCCTCGCCCTCTCGCAAGAGGTCGATGATTCGCTGATGCGCCTCAAGGTCTCTGTCCCACGCCGACGTGCTCTGCCCACTTGCTAGGACCCTGATCCGTACAAACGCAAAAAACGGCAGGAGTATCCTGCGCGCATGTTCTAGCAAGTGAGAATTTTCTGATAGATTGCAAAGTTCTAGATGGAATTCCAAATCTCCATCCAGCAGATCCTGACATCGGTTCTTCTTGGCGGCCTGCCGCATCGTATCGATTGCACGCTCCAGTTTGGAGATATCTGGCTTCTTCTCAGCCGCAAGCCTCGCGGCCAACCCCTCAAGCGCACCACGTAGCGCGTATAACTCCAGTACGTCCTCTTCGCTCAAATTCACCACTCGTGCGCTGCGCCCCGAGGCCTTAACTACGAATCCTTCTTGGGCTAAAATATTGATCGCTTCACGAATCGAACCCTGCGCCACCCGGAACTTCCGCCCCCAGGTACCTTCCACTATCCGTACTCCTGGTCGCAACCTGCCAGCTATAATTTCCCCGCGCAGCCGTTCCGCCAGTGAGTGTTTCACCAATGTCTCGTTGCCGCTTTCTGATTCAACAAGTTTGCGCATAGGTGATTATGAGTGCTTAAAGAAAGCCTATAGGAGGCTGATCCGGACCGTCAATACGATACTCAACCACTTGAACCGATCTCACAGATGCCTCTAATAAATGGACAACTTAATGCGCCGCTATGGAATGACTATACGTCTCAAGCCTGAAGCCGAGATTGCATACAAGCAACATCACCGGTCAGTCTGGCCCGAAGTGCTCGGCAAGATTACGGAATGTAATATCCGCAATTATTCTATCTTTTTGCGCGATGGCGTTCTTTTTAGCTACTTCGAATATACCGGCGAAGATTTTAGTGCGGACATGCAGAAAATGGCCGATCACCCCAAGACGCAGGAGTGGTGGTCAATCATGAATCCGATGCAGACCCCTCTGGCCTCACGAGTGGAAGATGAATGGTGGGCACCGATGACAGAAGTCTTTCATCTTGACTAGTCGCGCGCATTTAAGTGCTTAATTTCACTAGCGTGAAAAAACATTTTCCGGCGCTTTCTTGCGAAGACTCGCAGGCACACCCGCCAATCGGCCACACGGCCTTCAATGAAGGCCCGCACAGATAGATCGACGCCGGTGATTCCCAAAAGCGCCATTGCACCACTCAACAACCGGCCTCATCGGTAAATAGATCCCGGCTAATAGAATAGTCCGCATCTAGGTTGGCATCTGGCATCGTGTGTGCCGAAAGCATAGCACTGGCCCTCAGTCCCGTCGATCAGCAGATTCAGCAACCGCGAGCCGAATAGATTCGGCGGTACACACGCCCGCCCCAGGGCAAATTTCAATCCTTAGCTGGCGCTAAATCGCCGATGCGCTCTTCGATGGGTCTTGTCATTACCGTTGAAGTGCGAATGTACCCTTCCAGGCATGCATGCGGCGTGGAGGCCACTCGTATGCGCAAGAAGAGACTGGCAGCCTGGTTGCGATTAAGCGATAATCGGCTCGTCGGCAATCGGTGATTCTTGGGAATTATCGGAAAAGTTCGAACACGGGAGAGTCGAACTCATCATGACCAGAACATCTGATTCACGAAGGGACAAAGGCAAAAAGCATAGAATTGCTGAAGAAGGTTCTGCGCGTGCGGCTGCTAACGACAGGCAAGCCGAAGACGAAATAGCTCAGGGGCTTTATCAAACGCTTGAGGATGGTACTGATCTAGAAGGAAATGATCCCAGGATGTCTTTCAGACCTTCCACCTAAAGCAACCCGATTGCGTCGCAACTGATGAGCCCTCATCCCTTGGAACCCCGACATTAAGCCGATTTACGAAGAGCTTGGAAATTGGAAATCAAAGCTTTTATTCACGAAATGTGGTGTGTGCTGTCGAGACTACCTCATAGTAGTCCTCAATTCTGATCGAACTGAGTCGGGGATCACATCGCGGTTAGAGATTTGCCGGAATTGCAAAAAATAAGTTCGAAATGACTATCCCAGTTTATGTGTCAGAATGTAGTTTTATCTCACGTATTGCGACATTAAATCCTAACTACCTTGACGGACTCGCCGCTCAACCCTTTTCTTATCAGGGCAAGGCGTCCCACCTAATGTGTCGACCTACATTTTGTAGAGAGCCATGTCCCCCCGCGCAAGCGTCGACACCGCGGTCTCGCACGGCCTGGCAAAGGTGAGCCCAATGCTCAGCGTAATCGGAAGTGCGAATCTCGAAACCGCAAGCCCACTCACCGCGTGTCCTATCGGTTCCGCAATTCGCAGCGCGTCTTCGCAGGAAGTCTG
Coding sequences within:
- the gyrB gene encoding DNA topoisomerase (ATP-hydrolyzing) subunit B, with product MASTAFPTETAPLELEAGKIKDATAKGKEGGGYSAENITVLEGLAAVRLRPAMYIGSTGEQGLHHLVYEVVDNSVDEALGGHATKIDVTIHVDNSITVVDDGRGIPVDDKVINGEKMPAVQVVLTMLHAGGKFDASNYKVSGGLHGVGVSCVNALSEEFDVEIWRDGHAWEQDYSKGAPISKLRKMGASTRKGTKVHFLPDKSIFTVTEFNYDTLAQRLRELAFLNKGLEIHLTDQRTTDSKTGEYKHQEFKYIGGIAEFIKHLNKGKAVLHDKPIYMEAERDNVAMEIALQYNDAYSETVFTFANNINTVDGGTHLSGFKTALTRTINAAGQSLGLFKDVKENLSGDDVREGLVVVISVKLSQPQFEGQTKGKLNSDIAGTVQAFVNERLGAFLDQNPSVAKKIINKAIDAARAREAARKARDLTRRKGALDGGGLPGKLADCSERQPDRCELYLVEGESAGGTAKQGRDRKFQAILPLKGKILNVEKARYDKMLGHEEIRAMITALGCGIGKDDFDASKLRYGKLILMTDADVDGSHIRTLLLTFFFRHMTELIKRGHVYIAQPPLYRIKKGKFEQYIKDDREYVSVMVKRASDGMVIRYGKDGGRLEGAALTKYMGQLNDYLGFFDKVQKRLRNDDVTQAFAELFAHEGKDSVRRVDFETPAKVEAMRERLVGMQKTYQFKNVGDVVMDEEHRSYSVSYTDAQGAVRTIDWALASAPESRQMLAKHAQIKEQLVAPFFIEYAAKTKAEAAAEEAEEIASEEGVAEIAAAPGTVAEVKPNKRTSKASQDPVEKKTARDVFEYVIEQGKKEYQVQRYKGLGEMTAPQLWETTMDPERRTLLQVKLEDIAACEEIFTTLMGEDVESRRKFIEENALDVKNLDI
- a CDS encoding S41 family peptidase: MAENLPAKTHYTKKIVVLINGETFSAGEFLAAILQDNERATLFGTTTGAEAVAQSAYAIKP
- a CDS encoding LA2681 family HEPN domain-containing protein, with translation MVLREMSGNDPMGVVETVTLADFEEHALYILKLARSALMYLTFSMQKEEVAGIRRAMALLLV
- a CDS encoding L-rhamnose/proton symporter RhaT, producing the protein MTGTVLAGVGLTVVAGAMSGNCMLPMKYARRWRPENVWFVFSVVSLLLLPWALAFAVVHQLLDVYRRLRTNEMMTPLLFGAGWGIAQILFGVSIRRLGMSVGYAIIVGLGAVLGTLVPLFVGQRTFVSNAGLVRILAGVVVMVLGIALTAWGGQVKERARVTEISDEPQRGYVVSVLLAMLCGVLAPMLNYAFAFGQGLAVEAARLGNSPVAAAYAVWPVALLGGLIPNIGYSVYLLQRNSSWAAFGHSARDVIWPSLMGVLWMGAFALYGMSAVYLGALGTSIGWGLFQIFMIMAATMSGLLTAEWRGAPRNAMTLLATGMVGLIGATLLLSFRGH
- a CDS encoding enolase C-terminal domain-like protein; this encodes MMAACSIGRISTFDARYPLPPGAGSDAVHTDPEYCLAVTRLGSEVGGICGTGFALTLGAGNRLVCEAIELLAKPLLGRPIEDLMAEFGHVTRQMADDPMMRWLGPHKGVVHLALASITNACFDLWAKSRGVPLWRLLLDLSPEDTVRLLDLSYLDEVLTEREAVELLSREIITRGDREGMLQTGYPGYDTSVGWMAYDDAKVRDLTKRAMDKGFSAFKLKVGSIDQLRDLRRAAMLRECVGDTGTIMFDANQQWTLPVARKICGELAKLKPLWIEEPTHPDDLMAHVALAREIAPSKIATGEHIPNRVVFKNFIEAGAMHYVQADCTRLAGVGEFLTVSLLARKFDLPIVPHVGDMGQIHQHLVIFNHVAMGHEALFLEHIPHLRPHFAFPAQVEGGYYRTPLEPGASSDLNGSERSCA
- a CDS encoding GntR family transcriptional regulator, whose protein sequence is MRKLVESESGNETLVKHSLAERLRGEIIAGRLRPGVRIVEGTWGRKFRVAQGSIREAINILAQEGFVVKASGRSARVVNLSEEDVLELYALRGALEGLAARLAAEKKPDISKLERAIDTMRQAAKKNRCQDLLDGDLEFHLELCNLSENSHLLEHARRILLPFFAFVRIRVLASGQSTSAWDRDLEAHQRIIDLLREGEGEVIEQYVRRVMTRFGMTAYDNWEKRPPASKKRSSAKNGVPQPSKPYAIRSVRRSGR
- a CDS encoding L-rhamnose mutarotase; translation: MDNLMRRYGMTIRLKPEAEIAYKQHHRSVWPEVLGKITECNIRNYSIFLRDGVLFSYFEYTGEDFSADMQKMADHPKTQEWWSIMNPMQTPLASRVEDEWWAPMTEVFHLD